In one Liolophura sinensis isolate JHLJ2023 chromosome 11, CUHK_Ljap_v2, whole genome shotgun sequence genomic region, the following are encoded:
- the LOC135477826 gene encoding fibrinogen C domain-containing protein 1-B-like yields MVTQGGGWLVFQRRQDGSVNFYHNWETYTDGFGNLYGEFWLGLQKIHLLTSQAHFELLVNMRSYTNGTGYASYSRFRVADESKNFRLLLGTFKGNAGDSMAYHNGLEFSTYDHDNDYSKGNCATTYHGAWWYNNCYYSNLNGLYVHVKEKSTVAPSSVTWYKWSSKHLPLQFSEMKIRPVKIYYIDDTRDCL; encoded by the exons ATGGTGACGCAGGGTGGTGGATGGCTG GTGTTCCAAAGACGACAAGACGGCTCTGTTAACTTCTATCATAACTGGGAGACTTACACTGATGGGTTTGGTAACCTTTACGGGGAGTTCTGGTTGG ggttgCAGAAGATTCACCTCCTGACCTCTCAGGCGCACTTTGAACTCCTCGTGAATATGAGAAGCTACACCAACGGAACGGGTTACGCTTCCTACAGCAGATTCCGTGTGGCAGACGAGTCTAAAAACTTCCGGCTCTTACTGGGCACGTTCAAAGGGAATGCCG GTGACTCCATGGCTTACCACAACGGCTTGGAGTTCTCCACATATGACCATGATAATGACTACAGCAAGGGGAACTGTGCTACGACATATCATGGGGCATGGTGGTACAATAATTGTTATTACAGTAATCTTAATGGGctgtatgttcatgtgaaggaGAAGTCCACAGTAGCTCCTTCGTCAGTCACGTGGTACAAATGGTCGTCTAAACATCTCCCTCTTCAGTTCAGCGAGATGAAGATACGCCCGGTGAAAATATACTACATAGACGATACTCGTGATTGTTTATAA